GCGACGACCGACACCGGCTCGGCGGGCAGTGCAGGCGCCGGCTGCAGCGCCGCGACGCCGGCAACCGCTGCCCCGCCCGCCAGCACGGCGAGGGCGCCGACGCTCATCGCACGACGCACATCCAGCCGCCCCTGACGGCGCAGCAGCACGAGCGCGATCGCGAGCGCGGTCATCGCCGCCGCCGCGAGGGCGACGATCAGCAGGGCGAGCACACCGGACATGCCGGAATCCTTCGAGTGGGGGAGTCGGTGGGTGGCCGACGGGGTGGGGTGGCCCCACGCTAGCAGCCCCCCGAGCGGGGGACAAGGAACCCGCCGATCAGGCGCGCGCCGAGTCGAGCAGCCCGAGCGTCGTGAGCTCTTCGGCGAGATCAGCACCGTCGACCCCGTACACCCACGGCACCTCGCCGGCGTGCTCGTCGAGCTGCGAGCGACCGCCCGCGAGCACCGCCTCGCCCCGTGTCAGCTGCCGGATGGCGACCGCCGCCACGTTCTGCGGATGCGCGGCCGCGAACTCGCCGTAGCGCTGCTCGTCATGCTGCCCGTCGTCGCCGATGAGCAGCCAGCGCACCTGCGGGAACTCGCTCGCGAGGCGAGCGAGGTTGGCGGCCTTGTGCTCCTGACCGCTGCGGAACCAGCGCTCCGGGGTCGGCCCCCAGTCGGTCAGCAGGAAGGTGCCGCGCGGGTACAGGTGTCGCGAGAGGAACCGGCTGAGGGTGAGCACGGTGTTCCAGGCGCCCGTCGAGAGATAGATGAGTGGGCTGCCGGGGTGAGCCGCGATGAGCCGGTCGTACAGCACCGACATCCCCGGCACCGGGCGCCGGGCGTGCTCGTTGACGGCGAAGGTGTTCCAGCCGGCCAGCAGCGGGCGCGGCAGCGCGGTCACCATGACCGTGTCGTCGATGTCGGACACCACCCCGAACCGCACCGACTCGTCGACCACGAAGATCGGCGCCTCGATCGCATCCGCGCCTTCGAGGGTCAGCAGCAGGGTGCCCCAGCCGGGCGCGAGGCTCGTCGCGACCCGCGCGTCGACGACCCCGCCGCGGTCGGCGCGGATCACCTGCACCTCGTCGCCCGAGGCCACCTCGAGCACGGCATCGCTCACCGGGATGCTCGTGAAGCTGCGCCAGCCGCGGATGCTCGTGTACCGGTCCGGTGCCCGGCGCCCGGGCTTCACGAGCACGACCCGACCGAGCACGCGCGCCCAGCCGTCCCCGCCGTATCCGGGGTACGGCACGATCGTGGGCACGAACCCGCGGCGACGCGCGCGGCGCTCCCGGAACCGATGGAGCGCATCGTCGAGACGCGCCGCGAGGTGCACGCGCGCCCGGGGCTCCTCGCCGGCCGGGGGCGTCGGCGAGACCGATTCCATCCCTCCAGTGTGTCACGCCGTTCTTCCCCCCGCGTCGGGCCGCGGGCGGGCTAGAATCGCCGCGACAGCGAGGAGTACCTGTGCCCGACACCCTGACCGCGACTCGCGACCATCCCGCGACGTTGATCCGCAACGAGCCGATGCAGGCGCGCAGCACCGCGCGCCTCGCGGCCCTCCTCGACGCCGCCGCGGCGGTCGTGGCCGAGATCGGCTACGAGCGTCTGACGACGGCGATGGTCGCCGACGGCGCCGGAGCGTCCATCGGAACCGTCTACCGCTACTTCCCGGACCGGATCGCCGTGCTGCAGAGCCTCGCGGCGCGCAACGAGGAGCGGGTGACCGAGCGGGTGCTCGACGTCATCGCCGCCGAAGGCTACGACGACTGGCTCGCCGCGCTCTCGGCCGCCTTCGACGTGCTCGTCGAGCACTTCCGCACCGAGCCCGGTTTCGCCTCGCTGCGTCTCGGCGACGTGCTCGACCTGCGCCCCGCCGAGGGCTCGCCGCGCAACTCCGTCATGGCGGGAGCCATCTTCGACGCCCTCGCCGCGCGCTTCGAGCTGCCGGGCGACGACGAGTCGCGCTACGGCTTCGAGGTGGCGATCGAAGCGGTCGACGCGCTCGTCGCGCGGGCCTTCGCGCGCGACCCGGATGGCGACCCGGATCGCCTCGCCGCCGCACGGGATGCCGCCGCGGCGATCATCGGGACGTACCTGCCGCTCCCGAAGCGCTAAGCCGCGTCGTCGATCGGGTCGATCGGGTCGATCGTGTTCGCGTCGCCGTCGCCGGGGTGCGCCCAATGGCGCGCCTGGGAGCGTTCGATGAGCTTCTTGGTGACCACGACGGCCGCCAGGAACACGACGATCACGGCGACGAACAGGTAGCCCGCCCCGTGCAGCTGCTGCGACAGCTGCCGGTAGCTGCCTGCCGCGAGCGACCCGACCGTCACGTAGGCGAACGCCCAGATGACGGAGGCGGGCAGCGTCCAGGCGATGAACTTGCGGTACCGCATGGTGCTCATCCCGACCGTGACGGGCACGAGCGAGTGCAGCACCGGCAGGAAGCGCGACACGAAGACGGCGATGCCGCCGCGGCGATCCACGTAGTTCTCGGCGCGATGCCAGTTGTGCTCGCCGATGCGACGGCCCAGCCGGGATGCCCGGATGCGGGGACCGAAGAAGCGACCGAGCGCGAAGCCGACGCTCTCGCCGCCGAGCGCCCCGAGCACCACCACGACCACGAGGGCCAGATACTCCACCGGGCTGCGCACGGCCGTCGCGGCGACGATCACGATCGTGTCGCCCGGAACCACGAGCCCCACGAGCAGAGACGTCTCGAGGAAGATGCCGAGCCCCGCGATGAGGGTGCGCAGCACCGGATCGACCGACTGCACCGCATCCAGGACCGCGGTCAGCAGCTCGTTGAGCCAGTTCACCCGGCGTCCTCGTCGAACGCCGGGAGCGGGCGCCGCAGCGCGTCGAGCCGCAGCCTCCAGCGCGAGAGCCGGCCGGGCTCCTCCGCCGTCGACGCGGGACCGCCCTGCCACGCCGTCACGATGCGGATGCCGTGCAGGGCGTTGAGCGCCCACACCTCGAGCTCGTCGAGCTCATCGGGCATCGTGCGCTCCTCGGAGATCTCGATGCCGAGCGCGGTCGCGAGGGCGAGCACGGTGCGCAGGGTCACGCCGTCGACGCGCGGCAGGGTGCGGTCGGGGATGCACAGCGTGCTCCCGCGCCACCAGCAGATGCTCGTCGTGGAGCCTTCGACGATCCAGCCCTCGGGGCTCACGATGACCGCCTCGTCGGCGCCGTGGGTCTGGGCGAGGGTGCGCAGCCGGATCATGGCCGCGAGATCCGGACCCTTCACGGTGGGGGCGGTGCGCGGGTCGCGACCGGTGTGGGTGGTGAGGATGAGGGAGCGCTGCAGCGCGGGCGCCTCGCGCAAGCGGAACAGCAGCTGCGGTGCCCCGAGCTGCTCGCGCAGCTCCACGCGGGGGAACCACGAGCCCGTGCGGGGCAGTTCGGCGATCGCGGCATCCCAGAACGCGTCGAGGTCGAGCTCCCGGGCGCGGGATCGGGGAATCGAGGTCATGAACCGGCTGCGGTGCAGCTCCAGCCCGCGCACGGTGCCGTCCTCGACGAGCCACGAGTCGGCCGCCTCGATCACCGCGGGGGCGACGTCGCAATCCTCACGGGCCACGAGCGCGTCGCCCTGCCACAGCGAGGTGGTCGCCACAGGGGCGGAGGACGGTGCGCTCATAGGCTTAGGCTATGCGTCCCCGGCTTCTGCGACATCCGCTCGGCGGCGGATTCGACGCCCGGCAGCTGTTCGCGGCGCTGCACCCCGCAGGCGACGCGTTCTGGTTCGACTCCGGGCCCGGCGGCCGCGCCTTCCTCGGCACGGGTGAGCGGGTGGAGCTGCCGCAGGGCGAGGTGCTGCCGCGACTGCGTGCCGAGCTCGCGGCGCTCGCCGTCGACGAACCGCTCGGGGCGGTGCCGCTCGGGCTCGTCGGCTGGCTCGGCTACGAACTGCGCGGGGAGAGCTGCGGGATGCCGGTGCGCGAGCGCGGACCGCATCCGGATGCCGCGTTCCTGCGGGTGACGCGGCTCGTCGCGATCGACGGCGCGGGCGACGCGGAGCTGCTCGCCCTCGGCGAGGGCTGGGAGGGCGAGCTCGCCGCGTGGCGAGATCGCGCGCTCGAGGCGGTCGAGGAGCGCGCCGAAGGCACGCGTCTCGAGACCAGCGATCCCACGGTCTCGCTGCGCGTCGCGGCGCGTGGCTCCTCGACCGGCTCGACCCCGCACTGGCACGACGACGAAGCCGCCTACCTCGCCCACGTGCGCGCCTGCCAGCACGCCATCCACGAGGGCGACGCCTACCAGCTGTGCCTCACGACCGAGGCGCGCGTGCCGGGCGCCTTCGACCCGCTCGCCGTGTTCGACGCCGTGCGCGCGACGAGCGCCACCCACCACGGCGGCCTGCTGCGGATCGGCGGGGTCTGCCTCGTGTCGGCATCGCCCGAGCGCTTCCTCGAGGTCGCCCCCGACGGCGTGGTGCGCACGAGCCCCATCAAAGGCACCCGCCCGCGCGACCCGCGCCCCGACGAGGATGCGCGCCTGCGCGGCGAGCTCGTCGCGAGCGAGAAGGAGCGCGCCGAGAACCTCATGATCGTCGACCTCATGCGCAACGACCTCTCGCGGGTGTGCGAGCTGGGATCGGTGGCGGTCACCCGCCTCCTGGAGGTGGAGTCGTACCGACACGTGCACCAGCTCGTGTCGACGATCGAAGGCCGCCTGCTCGCGGGGCTCGGCGCCGTGGACGCGGTGGCCGCCTGCTTCCCGGCCGGTTCGATGACGGGCGCGCCCAAGCGGCGCGCCATCGAGCTGCTCGACGGACTCGAGCAGCGGCCGCGCGGGCTGTACGCGGGCGCCTTCGGCTACCTCGCAGCCGACGGGTCCGCGGATCTCGCGATGACCATCCGCTCGATCGTGATCGACGCCGACGGCGCATCCGTCGGTGCCGGCGGCGGCATCACCGCGCTCTCGGTGCCCGAGGAGGAGCTCGCCGAGGCCCGGCTCAAGGCCGCCGCCCTGCTCGCCGCCCTCGGCGCATCCGCGGACGCGTAGGCTCGGACCCCATGGCCGCCGGCGCAACCATCCACACCTTCGCGGTGCACCTGGCCGACGTCGACCGCGGGGTCTACGAGGAGCTCGCGCTGCGCGTCGCACAGCACCCCTCCGAGACGGCCGCGTTCATGCTGACCCGGGTGCTCGCCTACTGCCTCGAGTTCGAGGAGGGCATCGCCTTCAGCGAGGGGGTGGCGGCCACCGACGAGCCCGCCGTGCTCGTGCGCGACCTCACGGGGCGCATCACCGCCTGGATCGAGGTGGGCGCCCCGGATGCCGCGCGGCTGCACACGGGCAGCAAGCTCGCCGAACGCACCCTCGTGTACACGCATCGCGACCCCGCCAAGCTGCTCCCGCAGTGGGCGGGCAAGAGAATCCACCGGGCGGAGGCGATCACGCTGCACAGCTTCGACCCCGGCTTCATCGACGCGGCGGTGTCCGCCCTCGAGAGACGCAACGAGCTGACCGTCTCGGTGACCGAGCGCCAGCTCTACCTGGAGCTCAACGGCACCACCTCGACCTCGACCATCCACCATCACCCGCTCGCCTCCGGGTAATCCGCCCAACGCTGTAGCGCTAGGCCCCGCGCGCGCGTGATCTCTGCCGCCCGAGGGGCAGCGCGGCAGCGTTGGGCACAACTCGGGGCGCAGGATCGTTGACTACGCTGGACAGGTTGCACCCCCGAGAGAAGAGACACGAGTGACGCAGCACGACCGCGACGCCGACGAGTACGACTTCCGCCGCATCCAGGAGCGCTGGCTTCCCGTCTGGGACGAGCTCAAGCCCTTCGCCACGAGCGACCCCGACGACAAGCGGCCCCGCAAGTACGTGCTCGACATGTTCCCCTACCCTTCGGGCGACCTGCACATGGGGCACGCGGAGGCGTATGCGCTCGGCGACATCATCGCCCGCTATTGGCGGCTGCAGGGCTTCACGGTGCTGCACCCGATCGGCTGGGACTCCTTCGGCCTGCCCGCCGAGGGCGCGGCGATCAAGCGCGGCATCGACCCGCGCGAATGGACCTACGACAACATCGCCCAGCAGCGCGCCTCCATGCGCCGCTACGCGACGAGCTTCGACTGGGACCGCGTCATCCACACCTCCGACCCGGAGTACTACAAGTGGAACCAGTGGCTGTTCCTCAAGCTCTACGAGAAGGGCCTCGCCTACCGCAAGGCCAGCTGGGTGAACTGGTGCCCCTTCGACCAGACCGTGCTCGCCAACGAGCAGGTCGTCGACGGGCGCTGCGAGCGATGCGACAACCTCGTCACCAAGAAGAAGCTCACCCAGTGGTACTTCAAGATCACCGACTACGCCGACCGGCTGCTCGATGACCTCAACCAGCTGGAGGGCCGCTGGCCGTCGAAGGTCATCGCGATGCAGCGCAACTGGATCGGCCGCTCGGTCGGTGCGGACGTCGACTTCGTGATCGAGGGCCACGCCGAGAAGGTGACGGTCTTCACCACCCGCCCCGACACGCTGTTCGGTGCGACCTTCATGGTGGTCGCGCCCGACTCGGAGCTCGCCGCCGAACTCGTCGCCGACTCCACCCCCGAGGTGCAGGAGGCCTTCGCCGCCTACCTCGCCGAGGTGCAGAAGTCGAACGAGATCGAGCGCCAGGACGCCTCGCGCGAGAAGACCGGCGTGCCGCTCGGCCGCTTCGCGATCAACCCCGTGAACGGCGAGCGGATCCCGGTGTGGGCCGCCGACTACGTGCTCGCCGACTACGGCCACGGCGCGGTCATGGCGGTTCCCGCCCACGACCAGCGCGACCTCGACTTCGCCCGGAAGTTCTCGCTGCCGGTGAAGGTGGTCGTCGACGTCACCGCGCCGATCACCGGCGCGATCCCGATCATCACCCCCGAGCAGGCGCTCGGCGCGGCCCCGCGCGACACCCTCGACCCCGCGGTCACCGGCGAGGCGCTCGCGGGCGAGGGGCGGATGATCAACTCGGGTCCGCTCGACGGGCTCAGCAAGGGCAACGCCATCCGCCGCGTCATCGAGCTGCTCGAGAGCGCCGGCACCGGGCGGGCCGCCAAGACCTACCGCTTGCGCGACTGGCTCATCTCACGTCAGCGCTACTGGGGAACCCCCATCCCGATCCTGCACACCGAGGACGGGCGCGAGATCCCCGTGGACGAGTCGGCGCTGCCGGTGGCGCTGCCGCCGTCGCAGGGGCTCGACCTGCAGCCGAAGGGCACCTCGCCGCTGGGAGCCGCCGAGGACTGGGTGAACGTGACCCTCCCCGACGGCACCGCGGCGCGTCGCGACCCCGACACCATGGACACCTTCGTGGACAGCTCGTGGTACTTCCTGCGCTTCCTCTCGCCGAACGACGACACGAAGGCGTTCGATGTGGCGGAGGCCGAGAAGTGGGCACCCGTCGACCAGTACGTGGGCGGGGTGACGCACGCGATCCTGCACCTGCTGTATGCGCGCTTCATCACCAAGGTGCTGTTCGACCTGGGCTATGTGACCTTCACCGAGCCGTTCACGGCGCTGCTCAACCAGGGCATGGTGCTCATGGACGGCTCGGCGATGTCGAAGAGCCGCGGCAACCTGGTGCGGCTGTCGGACCAGCTGGACGAGTTCGGCGTGGATGCCGTGCGCCTGACGATGGCGTTCGCGGGACCCCCCGAGGACGACATCGACTGGGCGGATGTCTCGCCGTCGGGGTCGGCGAAGTTCCTCGCGCGCGCGTGGCGGCTCGCGGGGGATGTGACCTCCGAGCCGGGCGTCGCGTTCGGCTCCGGGAACACGGCGCTGCGTCGTCAGACGCATCGTCTGCTCGCGGACGCGCCGGGACTCGTCGAGTCGTTCAAGTTCAACGTGCTCGTGGCGCGTGTCATGGAGCTCGTGAACGCCATCCGCAAGACGATCGACTCCGAGGTGGGCGGCGGCGACCCCGCCGTGCGCGAGGCCGTCGAGACGGTCGCGCTGCTGTTGTCGCTGTTCGCTCCGTATGCCGCGGAGGACATGTGGGCGCGGCTCGGGCATCCGGCGACCGTGGCGCTGCAGGCGCTGCCGAAGCCCGACCCGCGGCTGCTCGTCGAGGAGTCGGTGACGGCGATCGTGCAGGTCGACGGCAAGGTGCGCGACCGCCTCGAGGTGTCGCCGACGATCGACGGCGACGAGCTCGAGGCGCTCGCCCGGGCCTCCGCCGCCGTGGTGCGCGCGGTGGGCGATCGCGAGATCGTGAACGTCATCGTGCGCGCCCCCCGCGTCGTCAACATCGCGACGCGATCCCCGCTGGTCGAGTAGCCGCGCAGCGGCGTACCGGAACCGCCCCGCCCACACCTCCTCCCCAGCCGCGCGCCCGCGTGCACATCCCCGGATCGCATCGCGTCCCCGCGCAGCCGCCGCGGCTGCTGCCTAGCCTTCGTGGGTGAGCGACCGCCCCGACCCCGGCATCCTCCGCGCCCGGGTGCGTCGAGGGGTCGGGGCGGCGCTCGTCGTGCTGCTCGCGGGGGCGGCGATCGCCGTGTTCGTGGCGGCGATCACCCCGCGCGGGGGTGCGCGGCAGCTCGTGGCGACCGAGGCGGCGTCACCGGCCGACGGTCTCGTCGACGCGGGATCGGGCACGACGGTCTACGTGCACGTGCTCGGGCAGGTGGCCCGCCCGGGGCTGTACGCGCTGCGTGACGGCGACCGGGTGGTCGACGCCATCGCGGCCGCCGGCGGCCTGACGGAAGCCGCCGACCCTGCCGGGGTGAACCTCGCACGGACGCTCAGCGACGGCGAACAGCTCGTGGTGCCCGCCGTGGGCGAGACGCCCGCGGGCGGTCCGGCGGGGGTGGCGGCCGACGGACGCGTCGACCTCAACGCGGCGGATGCGGCGACGCTCGACACCCTGCCGCGCATCGGCCCCGCGATGGCGCAGCGCATCATCGACTGGCGGGAGGCCAACGGGCCGTTCTCGTCGGTCGACGACCTGCTCGCGGTGAGCGGCATCGGGTCGAAGACGGTGGAGGCGCTGCGGCCGCTGGTGCTGCCGTGAGCGCTGCCGCCGCGGGCGCTGCCGCGATCCGCACCATGGTCGTGGACGGGGTGGGTGCGGCGCCGCGCGGCGCGGAGCTGCGTCTGCTGCCCGCGGCGCTCGCGGCGTGGGGTGCGGCGGGGGTGCTGGTGGGCGTCGGTCCCGGTGCGGGTCATGCCGTCATCGCGGGCGCGCTGTGGGCGGCGGCGGCCGCCTCGGCGCTCGGGGCGCTGCGGGTGCGCGTGCTGGCGTGGGCGTCGGTCGCGCTGACTGCGGCCGCCCTCGTCGCGACCGTGGTGGCCGTGCAGGCGCCGGCGCGCGCGCCGACCGCGTTCGCGTCCGCGGTCCGGGGCGCGCCGAGCGAACTCGTCGTGGTCGTCACGGGTGCCGTGAGCGAGGGGCGCGTGCCGGGGCGCGCGCAGCTGGCGCGGGATCCGCAGGCGGGGGAGGCAGCCATCCTGCTGTTCCTGGACGATGCCGTCGAGCCCCGGATCGGAGAGACCTGGGCGGTGCAGGCGCGGCTGCGGCCCGTGCCGCCGGGCGACGACGTCGCCTTCCTGGCGTTCGCCGGGGCGCGGCCGACGCGCATCGGGGACGCGCCGCCGCTGCTCGCCGCGGCATCCGAGCTCCGGGCCGGGCTGCGCCGACTCAGCGAGGAGCTGCCCGGCGACGGCGCACTGCTGTTGCCGGGTCTCGCGGTCGGCGACACCGCACGGGTCGACGCCGAACTCGAGGGCGCGATGGTGTCGAGTTCGCTGAGCCACCTCACCGCGGTGTCGGGCGCCAACTGCGCGATCGTGGTGGGTGCCGTGTTCGCGTGCTGCGCGCTCATCGGGATGCGGCGGGGACTGCGTGTCGCGGTGTCGCTCGTGGCCCTTGCCGGGTTCGTGGTGCTCGTCACGCCCGAGCCGAGCGTCCTGCGCGCCGCGGTGATGGGCGGGGTGGTGCTGCTCGCGCTGGCCGCCGGACGACCCACCCGCGGGATGCCCGCACTGTGCCTCGCCGTGACCGTGCTGCTCACGGTCGACCCGTGGCTCGCGCGGTCGTTCGGCTTCGCGCTCTCGGCGCTGGCGACGGCCGGGCTGCTGCTGCTCGCCGGGCCGCTCGCCCGGGTGCTCGGACGGTGGATGCCCCCCGCGCTCGCGCTCGTCATCGCCGTCCCGCTTGCCGCGCAGCTCGCCTGCCAGCCCGTGCTGCTGTTGCTGAGTCCGACACTGCCGCTGTGGGGCGTCCCGGCGAACCTGCTGGCCGCCCCCGCTGCGCCGCTCGCGACGGTCCTCGGCCTCATCGCCTGTCTGCTCGCGCCGCTCGCGCCGCCGCTCGCGCACGGGCTGGCGGCGATCGCCTGGCTTCCCGCGTCGTGGATCGCCGCGGTCGCGGAGGTCTTCGCCGGGCTTCCGGGGGCGAGGATGCCGTGGCCGTCCGGGGCGCTCGGGTTGATCGTGTGGGTGGCGCTGTCGCTCGCCGTGCTGGTGGCGCTGCTCGCCCCGGCCGGGTCGCGCGCGCGGCGGCTCGCCGCGATCCTCTCCCTCATCGGGGTGCTCGGCTACCTCGGCGCGACGGTCGGCATCCGGGTCGTGCAGCTCGCGGGGCGTCCGCCCGACTGGCAGTACGCGATGTGCGATGTGGGGCAGGGGGATGCGACCGTTATCCGCTCGGCGGGGGTTGTGGCGCTCGTCGACACCGGGCCGGAGCCGGCAGCGCTCGCTGCGTGCCTCGACGATCTCGGCATCGGCGCGATCGACCTGCTCGTGCTCACCCACGACGACCTCGACCATGTGGGCGGAACGGACGCCGTGCTCGGACGCGTGGGCGCGGCGATCGTGGGGCCGGTGGGCGAGCCCGGCGACGAGCGGCTGCGGGAGCGCTTGCGGGCCGGCGGGGCGCGGGTCGTGCAGGGGGTGACGGGGATGAGCGGGATGTTGGGGGCGCTCTCGTGGCGCGCGCTCTGGCCGCCTCCGCGCGGCGTCGAGCCCGGCAACCCGGCGAGCGTCGCGCTGCTCGTCGAACCGGGACCGGAATGCGGTTCGTGCCTCAGCGGCCTGCTGCTCGGCGACCTCGGAGAGGAGTCGCAGAGCCGGATGCGGGGCGCCTCGGCGGTGCCGGGAGT
The Protaetiibacter larvae DNA segment above includes these coding regions:
- a CDS encoding App1 family protein encodes the protein MESVSPTPPAGEEPRARVHLAARLDDALHRFRERRARRRGFVPTIVPYPGYGGDGWARVLGRVVLVKPGRRAPDRYTSIRGWRSFTSIPVSDAVLEVASGDEVQVIRADRGGVVDARVATSLAPGWGTLLLTLEGADAIEAPIFVVDESVRFGVVSDIDDTVMVTALPRPLLAGWNTFAVNEHARRPVPGMSVLYDRLIAAHPGSPLIYLSTGAWNTVLTLSRFLSRHLYPRGTFLLTDWGPTPERWFRSGQEHKAANLARLASEFPQVRWLLIGDDGQHDEQRYGEFAAAHPQNVAAVAIRQLTRGEAVLAGGRSQLDEHAGEVPWVYGVDGADLAEELTTLGLLDSARA
- a CDS encoding TetR/AcrR family transcriptional regulator, producing the protein MPDTLTATRDHPATLIRNEPMQARSTARLAALLDAAAAVVAEIGYERLTTAMVADGAGASIGTVYRYFPDRIAVLQSLAARNEERVTERVLDVIAAEGYDDWLAALSAAFDVLVEHFRTEPGFASLRLGDVLDLRPAEGSPRNSVMAGAIFDALAARFELPGDDESRYGFEVAIEAVDALVARAFARDPDGDPDRLAAARDAAAAIIGTYLPLPKR
- a CDS encoding DedA family protein, producing MNWLNELLTAVLDAVQSVDPVLRTLIAGLGIFLETSLLVGLVVPGDTIVIVAATAVRSPVEYLALVVVVVLGALGGESVGFALGRFFGPRIRASRLGRRIGEHNWHRAENYVDRRGGIAVFVSRFLPVLHSLVPVTVGMSTMRYRKFIAWTLPASVIWAFAYVTVGSLAAGSYRQLSQQLHGAGYLFVAVIVVFLAAVVVTKKLIERSQARHWAHPGDGDANTIDPIDPIDDAA
- a CDS encoding aminotransferase class IV, which gives rise to MSAPSSAPVATTSLWQGDALVAREDCDVAPAVIEAADSWLVEDGTVRGLELHRSRFMTSIPRSRARELDLDAFWDAAIAELPRTGSWFPRVELREQLGAPQLLFRLREAPALQRSLILTTHTGRDPRTAPTVKGPDLAAMIRLRTLAQTHGADEAVIVSPEGWIVEGSTTSICWWRGSTLCIPDRTLPRVDGVTLRTVLALATALGIEISEERTMPDELDELEVWALNALHGIRIVTAWQGGPASTAEEPGRLSRWRLRLDALRRPLPAFDEDAG
- a CDS encoding anthranilate synthase component I family protein, with product MRPRLLRHPLGGGFDARQLFAALHPAGDAFWFDSGPGGRAFLGTGERVELPQGEVLPRLRAELAALAVDEPLGAVPLGLVGWLGYELRGESCGMPVRERGPHPDAAFLRVTRLVAIDGAGDAELLALGEGWEGELAAWRDRALEAVEERAEGTRLETSDPTVSLRVAARGSSTGSTPHWHDDEAAYLAHVRACQHAIHEGDAYQLCLTTEARVPGAFDPLAVFDAVRATSATHHGGLLRIGGVCLVSASPERFLEVAPDGVVRTSPIKGTRPRDPRPDEDARLRGELVASEKERAENLMIVDLMRNDLSRVCELGSVAVTRLLEVESYRHVHQLVSTIEGRLLAGLGAVDAVAACFPAGSMTGAPKRRAIELLDGLEQRPRGLYAGAFGYLAADGSADLAMTIRSIVIDADGASVGAGGGITALSVPEEELAEARLKAAALLAALGASADA
- a CDS encoding YaeQ family protein — its product is MAAGATIHTFAVHLADVDRGVYEELALRVAQHPSETAAFMLTRVLAYCLEFEEGIAFSEGVAATDEPAVLVRDLTGRITAWIEVGAPDAARLHTGSKLAERTLVYTHRDPAKLLPQWAGKRIHRAEAITLHSFDPGFIDAAVSALERRNELTVSVTERQLYLELNGTTSTSTIHHHPLASG
- the leuS gene encoding leucine--tRNA ligase — protein: MTQHDRDADEYDFRRIQERWLPVWDELKPFATSDPDDKRPRKYVLDMFPYPSGDLHMGHAEAYALGDIIARYWRLQGFTVLHPIGWDSFGLPAEGAAIKRGIDPREWTYDNIAQQRASMRRYATSFDWDRVIHTSDPEYYKWNQWLFLKLYEKGLAYRKASWVNWCPFDQTVLANEQVVDGRCERCDNLVTKKKLTQWYFKITDYADRLLDDLNQLEGRWPSKVIAMQRNWIGRSVGADVDFVIEGHAEKVTVFTTRPDTLFGATFMVVAPDSELAAELVADSTPEVQEAFAAYLAEVQKSNEIERQDASREKTGVPLGRFAINPVNGERIPVWAADYVLADYGHGAVMAVPAHDQRDLDFARKFSLPVKVVVDVTAPITGAIPIITPEQALGAAPRDTLDPAVTGEALAGEGRMINSGPLDGLSKGNAIRRVIELLESAGTGRAAKTYRLRDWLISRQRYWGTPIPILHTEDGREIPVDESALPVALPPSQGLDLQPKGTSPLGAAEDWVNVTLPDGTAARRDPDTMDTFVDSSWYFLRFLSPNDDTKAFDVAEAEKWAPVDQYVGGVTHAILHLLYARFITKVLFDLGYVTFTEPFTALLNQGMVLMDGSAMSKSRGNLVRLSDQLDEFGVDAVRLTMAFAGPPEDDIDWADVSPSGSAKFLARAWRLAGDVTSEPGVAFGSGNTALRRQTHRLLADAPGLVESFKFNVLVARVMELVNAIRKTIDSEVGGGDPAVREAVETVALLLSLFAPYAAEDMWARLGHPATVALQALPKPDPRLLVEESVTAIVQVDGKVRDRLEVSPTIDGDELEALARASAAVVRAVGDREIVNVIVRAPRVVNIATRSPLVE
- a CDS encoding ComEA family DNA-binding protein codes for the protein MSDRPDPGILRARVRRGVGAALVVLLAGAAIAVFVAAITPRGGARQLVATEAASPADGLVDAGSGTTVYVHVLGQVARPGLYALRDGDRVVDAIAAAGGLTEAADPAGVNLARTLSDGEQLVVPAVGETPAGGPAGVAADGRVDLNAADAATLDTLPRIGPAMAQRIIDWREANGPFSSVDDLLAVSGIGSKTVEALRPLVLP
- a CDS encoding ComEC/Rec2 family competence protein; the protein is MSAAAAGAAAIRTMVVDGVGAAPRGAELRLLPAALAAWGAAGVLVGVGPGAGHAVIAGALWAAAAASALGALRVRVLAWASVALTAAALVATVVAVQAPARAPTAFASAVRGAPSELVVVVTGAVSEGRVPGRAQLARDPQAGEAAILLFLDDAVEPRIGETWAVQARLRPVPPGDDVAFLAFAGARPTRIGDAPPLLAAASELRAGLRRLSEELPGDGALLLPGLAVGDTARVDAELEGAMVSSSLSHLTAVSGANCAIVVGAVFACCALIGMRRGLRVAVSLVALAGFVVLVTPEPSVLRAAVMGGVVLLALAAGRPTRGMPALCLAVTVLLTVDPWLARSFGFALSALATAGLLLLAGPLARVLGRWMPPALALVIAVPLAAQLACQPVLLLLSPTLPLWGVPANLLAAPAAPLATVLGLIACLLAPLAPPLAHGLAAIAWLPASWIAAVAEVFAGLPGARMPWPSGALGLIVWVALSLAVLVALLAPAGSRARRLAAILSLIGVLGYLGATVGIRVVQLAGRPPDWQYAMCDVGQGDATVIRSAGVVALVDTGPEPAALAACLDDLGIGAIDLLVLTHDDLDHVGGTDAVLGRVGAAIVGPVGEPGDERLRERLRAGGARVVQGVTGMSGMLGALSWRALWPPPRGVEPGNPASVALLVEPGPECGSCLSGLLLGDLGEESQSRMRGASAVPGVDVLKVAHHGSADFDAELYARAAASVALIGVGVDNDYGHPTARALEALAASGTTVFRTDRDGLILVAPPLTPGAPPRVWTARTT